One Kineococcus radiotolerans SRS30216 = ATCC BAA-149 DNA window includes the following coding sequences:
- a CDS encoding MMPL family transporter yields the protein MTVRPLTALLTGRATAWLVLLVAVLLAGAVNAFGGDAPEGTSATGGPPASAESVRAAGLAERLPDDGAGTLLVVYSRDGAPLTPADLAAAGALGTPVPSEDGRAALVPVPVQVDVPREELAATVADVRGRADAGLPAGLTAEVTGGPAFSVDIADSFSGANTRLLLMTAGVVALLLLVTYRSPVLWLVPLVVVGLADQVVTRLLQLVGRLTETPVDPSSTGITSVLVFGAGTNYALLLIARYREELRREPDHRAAMRAALRGAGPAIAASGTTVVLALLTLQAAVLPADRTIGRDAAIGIVVALLAGLLVLPSALVVCGRRLFWPFVPTVGSVETTRTGVWARIAGAVLARPVRVVVASVVLLGALAAGLTGARLGLQQTEQFRVSAESVDGSQTLSEHFPGAAAEPAQVLVPGNGTGGGAGGVTAVVAAAEAVEGVGAVRPGRSADGVTEVLATLEAEPGSAASREVVQRLREAVRAAAPGTLVGGTEAEALDERTATVRDLTVVTPLIVAVVLVVLVVLLRSLVAPLLLVATVLATYGAALGAANLIFTRVAGMPGLDNQVPLLSLLFLVALGVDYNIFLVTRVREETPALGTRDAVRVGVAVTGGVITSAGVLLAAVFAVLGVLPLIVLTQIGVVVGIGVLLDTLLVRTVLVPALFALLGRRVWWPSRLDAPGEPRREAVTPG from the coding sequence GTGACTGTGCGTCCCCTGACCGCCCTCCTGACCGGCCGCGCCACGGCCTGGCTCGTCCTGCTCGTCGCGGTGCTCCTCGCCGGCGCCGTGAACGCCTTCGGCGGCGACGCCCCCGAGGGCACCTCCGCCACCGGCGGACCCCCCGCCTCGGCGGAGTCCGTGCGCGCCGCGGGGCTCGCCGAACGCCTCCCCGACGACGGCGCGGGCACCCTGCTCGTCGTCTACTCCCGCGACGGCGCCCCCCTCACCCCCGCCGACCTCGCCGCCGCCGGCGCGCTGGGCACCCCGGTCCCCAGCGAGGACGGGCGGGCCGCGCTCGTCCCCGTCCCCGTCCAGGTCGACGTCCCCCGCGAGGAGCTGGCCGCCACCGTCGCCGACGTGCGCGGGCGGGCCGACGCCGGGCTCCCCGCCGGGCTCACCGCCGAGGTGACCGGCGGTCCCGCGTTCAGCGTCGACATCGCCGACTCCTTCAGCGGCGCCAACACCCGCCTGCTCCTCATGACCGCCGGGGTGGTCGCGCTGCTGCTGCTCGTCACCTACCGCTCCCCCGTGCTGTGGCTGGTGCCGCTGGTCGTCGTGGGCCTCGCCGACCAGGTGGTGACCCGGCTGCTGCAGCTGGTCGGGCGGCTCACCGAGACCCCCGTCGACCCCTCCTCGACCGGCATCACCAGCGTCCTGGTCTTCGGCGCCGGGACCAACTACGCCCTGCTGCTCATCGCCCGCTACCGGGAGGAGCTGCGCCGCGAACCCGACCACCGGGCCGCGATGCGCGCGGCGCTGCGCGGCGCCGGTCCCGCGATCGCCGCCAGCGGCACCACCGTCGTGCTCGCCCTGCTGACCCTGCAGGCCGCCGTCCTGCCCGCGGACAGGACGATCGGGCGCGACGCCGCGATCGGCATCGTCGTGGCCCTGCTCGCCGGGCTGCTCGTGCTGCCCAGCGCCCTCGTCGTCTGCGGGCGGAGGCTGTTCTGGCCCTTCGTGCCCACCGTCGGCTCCGTCGAGACGACCCGCACCGGCGTCTGGGCGCGGATCGCCGGCGCCGTCCTGGCCCGCCCGGTGCGGGTCGTGGTCGCCTCCGTCGTGCTGCTGGGCGCCCTCGCCGCCGGCCTCACCGGTGCCCGCCTGGGCCTGCAGCAGACCGAGCAGTTCCGAGTGTCCGCGGAGTCCGTCGACGGCTCGCAGACCCTGTCGGAGCACTTCCCCGGCGCCGCCGCCGAACCCGCCCAGGTCCTCGTCCCCGGCAACGGCACCGGGGGCGGCGCCGGCGGCGTCACGGCGGTCGTGGCCGCTGCGGAGGCGGTCGAGGGCGTCGGCGCGGTCCGGCCCGGGCGCAGCGCCGACGGGGTCACCGAGGTCCTGGCCACCCTGGAGGCCGAGCCCGGCTCCGCCGCCAGCCGCGAGGTCGTGCAGCGCCTGCGCGAGGCCGTGCGGGCCGCCGCCCCCGGCACCCTCGTCGGCGGCACCGAGGCCGAGGCCCTGGACGAGCGCACCGCCACCGTCCGCGACCTCACCGTGGTGACCCCGCTGATCGTCGCCGTCGTCCTCGTCGTCCTCGTCGTGCTGCTGCGGTCCCTGGTGGCCCCGCTGCTGCTCGTCGCCACGGTCCTGGCCACCTACGGCGCCGCCCTCGGCGCCGCGAACCTGATCTTCACCCGGGTCGCGGGCATGCCGGGCCTGGACAACCAGGTCCCGCTGCTGTCGCTGCTGTTCCTCGTCGCCCTGGGCGTGGACTACAACATCTTCCTCGTCACCCGGGTCCGGGAGGAGACCCCGGCCCTGGGCACCCGCGACGCCGTCCGCGTCGGGGTCGCGGTGACCGGCGGGGTCATCACCAGCGCGGGGGTCCTGCTGGCCGCGGTGTTCGCCGTCCTCGGCGTCCTGCCGCTCATCGTGCTGACCCAGATCGGCGTCGTCGTCGGGATCGGGGTGCTGCTCGACACCCTGCTGGTGCGGACCGTCCTCGTCCCGGCGCTCTTCGCCCTGCTGGGCCGCCGGGTGTGGTGGCCCAGCCGCCTCGACGCCCCCGGCGAGCCGCGCCGGGAGGCCGTCACACCCGGTTGA
- a CDS encoding MarR family winged helix-turn-helix transcriptional regulator encodes MSTYRPRDTPRARREQEIVDELRDLAGLSERIAHVFAARHGLHPTDLQALIHVMRREIADDPLTAGELAGLLNVTTGAATGVVDRLERHGHLRRDRGDTDRRKVFLRYGEPGMELAREFFGPLGRRSAAVMAQFDDAELEVVHRFLTGMGRAFGEHHDDL; translated from the coding sequence ATGAGCACGTACCGACCCCGCGACACCCCCCGCGCCCGCCGCGAGCAGGAGATCGTCGACGAGCTCCGCGACCTCGCGGGCCTGTCCGAACGCATCGCGCACGTCTTCGCCGCACGCCACGGGCTGCACCCCACCGACCTGCAGGCGCTGATCCACGTCATGCGCCGCGAGATCGCCGACGACCCGCTGACCGCCGGTGAGCTCGCGGGCCTGCTCAACGTCACCACCGGCGCCGCGACCGGTGTCGTGGACCGCCTCGAGCGCCACGGCCACCTGCGCCGCGACCGCGGCGACACCGACCGCCGCAAGGTGTTCCTGCGCTACGGCGAACCCGGCATGGAGCTGGCCCGGGAGTTCTTCGGGCCGCTGGGCCGGCGCAGCGCCGCGGTCATGGCGCAGTTCGACGACGCCGAGCTCGAGGTCGTGCACCGCTTCCTCACCGGCATGGGCCGGGCGTTCGGCGAGCACCACGACGACCTCTGA
- a CDS encoding response regulator — protein sequence MRVVLAEDSAVLREGMVRLVELRGHRVVAAVGDGQQLVSAVDDDVPDVVVTDVRMPPGHSDEGLRAALECRRRHPGLPVVVFSQYVENRIARDLLAESAAGIGYLLKDRVADSREFLDAVERVAAGGTALDPEVVAQLVRRGRDGLAELTPRELEVLAAMAEGLSNAAIAARLVVGERAVEKHVAGIFTTLDLPPSPQENRRVVAVLRYLRRD from the coding sequence CTGCGGGTCGTCCTGGCCGAGGACTCCGCGGTCCTGCGCGAGGGCATGGTGCGGCTGGTGGAGCTGCGCGGGCACCGGGTGGTGGCCGCCGTCGGGGACGGGCAGCAGCTGGTGAGCGCGGTGGACGACGACGTCCCGGACGTCGTCGTGACCGACGTCCGGATGCCCCCCGGCCACAGCGACGAGGGTCTGCGGGCGGCGCTGGAGTGCCGGCGCCGGCACCCCGGGCTGCCCGTGGTGGTGTTCTCGCAGTACGTGGAGAACCGGATCGCGCGCGACCTGCTGGCGGAGTCGGCCGCGGGGATCGGCTACCTGCTGAAGGACCGGGTGGCGGACTCGCGCGAGTTCCTGGACGCGGTGGAGCGGGTCGCCGCGGGCGGGACGGCCCTGGACCCCGAGGTCGTGGCGCAGCTGGTCCGCCGGGGCCGGGACGGGCTGGCCGAGCTCACCCCGCGCGAGCTGGAGGTGCTCGCGGCCATGGCCGAGGGGTTGTCCAACGCGGCCATCGCCGCGCGCCTGGTGGTCGGGGAGCGGGCCGTCGAGAAGCACGTCGCGGGCATCTTCACGACGCTGGACCTGCCCCCGAGCCCGCAGGAGAACCGGCGGGTGGTGGCGGTCCTGCGCTACCTGCGCCGGGACTGA
- a CDS encoding sensor histidine kinase has protein sequence MSRTRALARAVLRAPVAGRTWREVGYQALALLLAPAGLLVLVLLLLGVVLSLTFVGLPLVALALTCARGLGRVHRRLVRRVLRIEVGDPAPRPRGRDPFDGLVRTLTDPGAWAQTGFLLVQVPLAVLGAGGPLGLLSAVGVALLRSPEGSPPGVPGLVLVVVVLAGPWLLRLVVRVQVGLTRATGAQEGDSARLRRSRSAVLEGSAAEVRAIERNLHDGTQARLTAIALHVDLARHRLRADPGGAGELLDVAHTTTREAITELRTIIRGIHPPALDEGLGPALTTMAEQAGLVVETDVDLRGAVLSPAIETMAYFCVAELLANATKHAGAERAWLRARATRRRLRLEVRDDGRGGADPARGSGLRGLTDRIAGVDGTLRLVSPPGLGTLVRLDLPVRA, from the coding sequence GTGTCGAGGACGAGGGCGCTCGCGCGCGCGGTGCTGCGGGCCCCGGTGGCGGGGCGCACCTGGCGGGAGGTCGGTTACCAGGCGCTGGCGCTGCTGCTCGCGCCGGCCGGCCTGCTGGTCCTCGTCCTGCTGCTGCTCGGGGTGGTGCTGTCCCTGACGTTCGTGGGGCTGCCGCTGGTGGCGCTGGCGCTGACCTGCGCGCGCGGGCTGGGACGGGTGCACCGGCGGCTGGTCCGGCGGGTGCTGCGGATCGAGGTCGGGGACCCGGCGCCGCGACCGCGGGGCCGCGACCCGTTCGACGGCCTGGTGAGGACGCTGACCGACCCCGGCGCGTGGGCCCAGACGGGCTTCCTGCTCGTCCAGGTCCCGCTGGCGGTGCTCGGGGCGGGCGGGCCGCTGGGGCTGCTGTCGGCGGTCGGGGTCGCGCTGCTGCGGTCCCCGGAGGGGAGCCCCCCGGGGGTGCCCGGGCTCGTCCTGGTGGTCGTGGTCCTCGCCGGCCCGTGGCTGCTGCGGCTCGTCGTCCGGGTGCAGGTGGGGCTGACGCGGGCGACGGGTGCGCAGGAGGGGGACTCGGCCCGGCTGCGGCGCAGCCGGTCGGCGGTGCTGGAGGGCTCGGCCGCGGAGGTGCGGGCCATCGAGCGGAACCTGCACGACGGCACCCAGGCCCGGCTGACCGCCATCGCCCTGCACGTCGACCTGGCCCGCCACCGGCTGCGCGCCGACCCCGGCGGCGCCGGGGAGCTGCTGGACGTGGCGCACACGACGACGCGGGAGGCGATCACCGAGCTGCGCACGATCATCCGCGGCATCCACCCCCCGGCCCTGGACGAGGGGCTGGGACCGGCGCTGACGACGATGGCCGAGCAGGCGGGTCTGGTCGTCGAGACCGACGTCGACCTGCGGGGGGCGGTGCTCTCGCCCGCGATCGAGACCATGGCCTACTTCTGCGTCGCCGAGCTGCTGGCCAACGCCACCAAGCACGCCGGCGCCGAGCGGGCCTGGCTGCGGGCCCGGGCGACGCGGCGGCGGCTGCGGCTGGAGGTGCGCGACGACGGCCGCGGCGGGGCGGACCCGGCGCGCGGCAGCGGGCTGCGGGGCCTCACCGACCGGATCGCGGGGGTGGACGGGACGTTGCGCCTCGTGAGCCCCCCGGGGCTGGGGACCCTGGTCCGCCTGGACCTGCCGGTGCGGGCGTGA
- a CDS encoding alpha/beta hydrolase, translating to MLQRISSTRDTLEVPVPSVPPPASVQACRTGAVPLLALGCLLLSLLGLGFSRSVDPTADPTADTAVDTAAEPVATVSRDLPARYAHHRGPAGAGGDRQLLGHDTTGRGLVTEVFGDLAAARDVAVLVGGVGTDLATFDTGTLRTGARALAAVSPASAVVAWADYVSPASIGPSAAGPGLARAGGRRLGVFLDSLRENAPATHVVLVCHSYGSAVCAAALAGEDAHGVDDVVDLASPGVGEGRLPAGVRRWTATSPADPIRLVPHVRIGGFGLGVDPAGTPGARRLPVPPDGDHDDYLATGSPTLAAVAAVLSA from the coding sequence GTGCTGCAACGAATCAGCAGCACGCGCGACACCCTGGAGGTTCCCGTGCCGTCGGTCCCGCCCCCCGCGTCCGTCCAGGCCTGCCGCACCGGCGCGGTGCCCCTGCTGGCCCTCGGCTGCCTCCTGCTGAGCCTGCTCGGGCTCGGGTTCTCCCGCTCCGTGGACCCCACCGCGGACCCCACCGCGGACACTGCCGTGGACACCGCGGCGGAACCCGTCGCCACCGTCTCCCGGGACCTGCCCGCCCGCTACGCGCACCACCGCGGTCCCGCCGGGGCCGGCGGGGACCGGCAGTTGCTCGGCCACGACACCACCGGCCGGGGTCTGGTCACCGAGGTCTTCGGCGACCTCGCCGCCGCCCGCGACGTCGCCGTCCTCGTCGGCGGCGTCGGCACCGACCTCGCGACCTTCGACACCGGGACCCTGCGCACCGGCGCCCGGGCGCTGGCCGCGGTCAGCCCGGCGAGCGCGGTCGTCGCCTGGGCCGACTACGTCAGCCCCGCCTCGATCGGGCCCTCCGCCGCCGGACCCGGTCTCGCCCGCGCCGGCGGCCGGCGGCTGGGGGTCTTCCTCGACAGCCTGCGGGAGAACGCCCCCGCGACCCACGTCGTGCTGGTCTGCCACAGCTACGGCAGCGCGGTCTGCGCCGCGGCGCTCGCCGGCGAGGACGCCCACGGCGTCGACGACGTCGTCGACCTCGCGAGCCCGGGCGTGGGGGAGGGGCGGCTGCCGGCCGGGGTCCGCCGCTGGACGGCGACGAGCCCGGCGGACCCGATCCGCCTCGTCCCGCACGTGCGGATCGGGGGGTTCGGCCTGGGGGTGGACCCCGCCGGGACCCCCGGCGCCCGCCGGCTGCCGGTGCCGCCCGACGGCGACCACGACGACTACCTCGCGACCGGCAGCCCGACCCTCGCGGCGGTCGCCGCGGTCCTCAGCGCGTGA
- a CDS encoding SLC13 family permease: MWWVCGLAGALAVATGLLDGDGLAEVAGRAAPVLAFLLAVTVVAELADAAGVFDAAARLAARAGRGRTWRLWLLVVLLGTVATVVLSLDTTAVLLTPVVLALAAQLRLDPLPFALTTVWLANTTSLLLPVSNLTNLIALDTLEGFGVSGTAGFTALTWAPFLAGLAGAVLVLGLAHRRSLRGAYAAPPPAPPRDPVTFWTATVVCCLLAPAFVSGLTPAVPAAVAALVLVAVFAVRRRGALRPGLLPWRTVVLVSGLFLVVEAAQGHGLEDLLRPLAGEGEGFAAHLQLAGTAALTANVADNLPAYLAVEPLAGSAHRLVAVLIGVNLGPLVTPWASLATLLWLDRCRARGVEVSLPRFAALGLVGAAVCVPAAVAALQLTR; the protein is encoded by the coding sequence GTGTGGTGGGTCTGCGGGCTCGCCGGGGCCCTGGCCGTCGCGACCGGTCTGCTCGACGGGGACGGCCTCGCCGAGGTCGCCGGCCGCGCCGCTCCCGTCCTCGCCTTCCTGCTGGCCGTCACGGTGGTGGCCGAGCTCGCCGACGCCGCCGGGGTCTTCGACGCCGCCGCCCGGCTGGCCGCCCGCGCGGGCCGGGGCCGGACGTGGCGGTTGTGGCTGCTCGTCGTCCTGCTGGGGACGGTCGCCACGGTCGTGCTGTCCCTGGACACCACGGCGGTGCTGCTGACCCCCGTCGTCCTGGCCCTGGCCGCGCAGCTGCGCCTGGACCCGCTGCCGTTCGCGCTGACCACGGTCTGGCTGGCCAACACGACGTCGCTGCTGCTGCCCGTGTCCAACCTGACCAACCTCATCGCGCTCGACACCCTGGAGGGGTTCGGGGTGTCGGGGACGGCGGGCTTCACCGCGCTGACCTGGGCGCCGTTCCTGGCCGGGCTGGCCGGGGCGGTGCTCGTCCTGGGCCTGGCGCACCGCCGGTCGCTGCGCGGGGCCTACGCGGCGCCCCCGCCCGCGCCCCCGCGGGACCCGGTGACGTTCTGGACCGCGACCGTCGTGTGCTGCCTGCTCGCGCCGGCCTTCGTCAGCGGGCTCACCCCCGCCGTCCCGGCCGCCGTGGCCGCGCTGGTCCTCGTCGCCGTGTTCGCGGTGCGCCGGCGCGGGGCGCTGCGCCCCGGCCTGCTGCCCTGGCGGACGGTGGTCCTGGTCAGCGGGCTGTTCCTCGTCGTCGAGGCCGCCCAGGGGCACGGTCTGGAGGACCTGCTGCGCCCGCTGGCCGGGGAGGGCGAGGGGTTCGCCGCCCACCTGCAGCTGGCCGGGACCGCCGCGCTGACGGCGAACGTGGCCGACAACCTCCCCGCCTACCTCGCGGTGGAACCGCTGGCGGGCAGCGCGCACCGGCTGGTGGCGGTGCTCATCGGGGTGAACCTCGGGCCGCTGGTGACGCCGTGGGCCTCGTTGGCGACGCTGCTGTGGCTGGACCGCTGCCGCGCCCGCGGGGTCGAGGTCTCGTTGCCCCGCTTCGCCGCGCTCGGCCTGGTCGGGGCCGCCGTCTGCGTCCCGGCCGCGGTGGCCGCGCTGCAGCTCACGCGCTGA
- a CDS encoding YaaA family protein — protein MLLPPSETKWAGPRRGTPVRLDALTSPALTPAREQVLDALAEVSARPDAAEVLGTGPGLADVVAANTTLRTRPAAPASRVYAGVLFDALDLPTLRPAAARRVLVVSALWGVLRPGDRVPGYRLSMGTSLPGVGPLAAFWRPRLAGVLAPEGVVLDCRSAAYAAAWVPDADTAARTVGVRVLSGGKVVSHAAKRTRGLVARHLLTRGGRAPGTPAALHDAVSEAFDAKLLEPARRGGSWTLEVEAS, from the coding sequence GTGCTGCTCCCCCCGTCGGAGACCAAGTGGGCGGGGCCGCGGCGCGGCACGCCCGTGCGTCTGGACGCCCTCACCTCCCCCGCCCTCACCCCCGCCCGCGAGCAGGTGCTGGACGCGCTGGCCGAGGTCTCCGCCCGCCCTGACGCGGCCGAGGTCCTGGGCACCGGACCGGGCCTGGCCGACGTCGTCGCCGCCAACACCACCCTGCGCACGCGACCGGCGGCCCCGGCGTCGAGGGTCTACGCGGGCGTCCTCTTCGACGCCCTCGACCTGCCGACGCTGCGCCCGGCCGCGGCCCGCCGGGTCCTGGTCGTCTCCGCCCTCTGGGGGGTCCTGCGGCCCGGCGACCGCGTACCGGGCTACCGGCTCTCCATGGGCACCAGCCTGCCCGGCGTCGGCCCGCTGGCCGCCTTCTGGCGGCCCCGGCTGGCCGGGGTCCTCGCCCCGGAGGGCGTCGTCCTGGACTGCCGCTCCGCGGCCTACGCCGCCGCCTGGGTGCCCGACGCCGACACCGCGGCCCGCACGGTCGGGGTGCGGGTGCTGTCCGGGGGCAAGGTCGTCTCGCACGCGGCCAAGCGCACCCGCGGCCTCGTCGCCCGGCACCTGCTGACCCGCGGTGGACGGGCCCCGGGCACCCCCGCGGCCCTGCACGACGCCGTCTCGGAGGCCTTCGACGCGAAGCTGCTCGAACCCGCGCGCCGCGGCGGGTCCTGGACCCTGGAAGTCGAGGCGTCCTGA